AAGTTAGTGCATATCATATAAATTAATTGAAGGGTCAACTTTGTTTGTCAGCTCTCAGCGACACCTTGTCACTTTCTAGGTGCGAGTGACAAACGGCACGACGTGTCGTTTTCGCCGTCCCAGATTACGTGGTTTCGGCGATTTGAGCATTTCTTACACCTTTTTCTATAATATCATTTGACACCTTACTCATTTTGAGAAACAATCAATCATAAAGAATATTTCTATTGACAGTTTCATCAGATAAAACaagtgatttaaaaaaaaatgatttatcgTAATGTATATCTTGAATATTTGATGAACCTAGTATTAACAAAAAAGAAGCATAGAACGTAGTATATCCACAAAACGTTATCAGAGTATTTTCGAAGGCACAAACAAAGTAGCTTAAAGCCATCTAAAGAAAGTCATTAGTTCTGATATGGTTGATTTTTGACTACTCTAGTTGTCTCTTGGCCTTGACCGTTGTTGGGTTTGGTCAGATGGATCACTCCTATCGTTTTGTTGGTCCAGAGATGCATAGATATCATTCCAAATTTGCTGTTCTTCTGGGCTGTGGCTGGAATTAGGTCGCCACGCATTTGAATCTCCACTCTGAGAACAAAACAACGAGCAAGCGAAAATAGAAAGCAAGAGTCACGGATCATACCAAACCGAAATTTTCAAAGGCTCAAATTAAGATTTGATGGGTTTCACACCTGATGCGGCTGAATTGATGGCAAGTAGTTGCTCGAGTCACCACCTTCATACCCAAACCTCGAATTTGCTGGGTTATTATCACTCCACGTGCCAAAGGGGTTAGCAGAACCATAAACAGAAGGAACCATAGAGGCAGCTGAGTACTGAGGCATGTTGTAGCTGCCGTGCTGTTCTGGCCGCCAGTAAGGAGAGTTCGTGATATTACCATAATGCGCCATGTTACTACGACCATGTTGCTGAAATGCTGCTGCTGACTGAGGAGGCATGTTGTAGATATCGTTCTGTTCTGGTCGCCAGTAAGGAGAGTTCGTGATATTACCATAATGCGCCATGTTACTACCACCATGTTTCTGAAATGGTAGTACTGCTGATGGTGGCAAGTAAGGAGGTCTCGTGATATTACCATACTGCCCTGAAGGAACTTGCAACTGAGAGTAATGAGGGTTTATGGCTTGTGGGTTCCTCTGTGTCTGTGGTAGTAGGTTCATGGCTTGTTGGTTCCTCTTTGGTACAAAGTCAGTGGATGTTATAAATGCCTGCgccaaaaaatgaaaatcaaaactaaaagtATGAAAGAGAAGTAGTTTTAAAgaatgtaagaaaaaaaaatattaatggttTATGAGAAAAAAGACTTTACCTTGGTCATGGGAACGGATAGGCTACGACCAGGTGAAGATGCAGTAGTAGTAATGGTTTGTCTTGCAGGCATTGGCTGATTCACCGGCTCATGAGTTCCATACTGCACATGTTCTGCTTCAAGATGGTCCGAGGAGGAGGGATCtctgtgaaataaaaaaaacatttaagagaTTATTAATAGAGCAAATAAAAAATGGAGAGGAAGCTAGAGAAGCAGACTTACATTTTGCTCAGCTCTTTTGAGTCATCATTCTCTATAGGCATTTTAAGTCGATCTCTTGTTTCATCATACTCACTAGATGTGTAATCAATTGAATTAGTAACGTCTTCATCATCAGGCAAGCGACGTTCATTCTTGACAGGAGCTTTAGTTACAGTCTCTTTGATATACTCATATCTCGTCTTCAAAGCACCAGCCATTTTTGGCGCCCCAAAAGAGGAAATCATCTCGTCTTCACCTGAATTTACTGGCACACTCTTGGTTTCAACATTTGTTATGTCACTGCAAAGAAAAAAGGAATGTTGTTGTTACAAAGCGAGATACAACCATTGATTGGTACCAAGCAGATttaatacctagaagatggctGAGATGTTGTTGCTTCAACCGAGGTTACAGGCACATTATCAGTAGTAGATGAAACAGCCAATAGTTGATTAGTACTGGTTCCTTGCTCATTACTCGTCTCTGAACcaacaacaaccacaaagatcaAGTCTTTTTGCATCACATGATCGATCATCTAAGATAAAAGCTTGTTAATTTTCACTACCTTGATCACTACTAATATTCTGGATGCTTCTATCAACTCCTAGAGAGCAAGAATCTGACGTGTCCGTggtcttgcaataataataagcaaACAGGGAGAGAGAAAAGGTGAAGCTTTTTAAGATTAAAGATTCACAAACAGAAGGGTCTGTTGATTATGTTTCTTCTAATACCTCTTTCTTCTCGCCTGGGTTGCTCTCATCTTCatgaacaagaggagctggaaCACAGGTAACGAAGCAATATCAACTTGATGGACAAGCAAAGATAACTCAGAAGCAAAAACATTCGATGGATATATTGAAAACAGAGCGATCTTGCAGCAACTGTACAAGATAAATGCACAGTCGAAGAATAAGAAGACGAAAGCAAAGGGAGAAACCTAGAGAACGAAGAACGTCCGATATTGCCTGCAACAGCTCATCCATCTCTCCCGCTTCCGCCAGATTACCATCGGCGTTTACGTTGCCGTCTTCCTCTTTCGCCGCCATTTTTGTCGAAACTTGTCAGagctttctttctttgtttcacAGTCGCATGCAAGAAGAAGGAACAGAAAaggattctctctctctcgcgcTTCTTCTTGAGTATCAAGAAACCTTCTTGTCTCCTTTCCCTCTCTGTCTCACTCTTTCAATCTTTGAGCTTTATATAGTTTTCTTTTTGGATACcagaagaaaatatatattccaATTAAGTAGACTTTATTGAAGAAACTAGTGACGGTGACCATCAGTTCCATTCCATTTGTATTTGTAGTCAACGTACTCATTGTATTTTTTTGGGCAACTCTCTCTATACTATTAGTATTAACACATGAACTCTTTTTAAGATTTACCCTTTATTTGCTTTGAACATTACATCTTCTACCATTCCTATATCTCTATCTCTAATactaaaacatgatttttttcttacattTACACTATTAGTTTgaaaatttgattaaaatacCATTAATTAGAtatcactttaaaaaaaaaaaaaattatatatatatatatatatatatcataacatttgggtttaaggtttaacgattattgtttaaaaattaatatttattaggtGGACTTGGTTTATAaactttaattaatatttcttaaaCATTTATCATAGTTAGTCTTTAAAAGTAAAGTTGAAAACTTGTATTAAATTTgtggtaaaattaaaattctccCCATATTGTGGACAAATTCTAATGTAAAACTTTGTTCTTAATAGTTTCCATGGATCTGAAAGAGTAATCTATCCACTAATATTTGTAgtacataaaaaaaacataggcTAAGGCCTTTATTATTCACAAACAAGCAGCTTAAAGCCATTAAAAGAAAGTCATTGATATATGGCTGATTTTTGATTACTCTAGTTGTCTCTTGGAAATAACCGTTGTTGGGTTTGGTCAGATGGATCACTCCTATCGTTTTGTTGGTTCAGAGTTGCAAAGAAATCACTCCGAAGCTGCTGTTGTCGTTGTTGGCGGCTACGTCTGGGACTCAGTGGCCACACAAATGAATCTCCACTCTGTGAACAAAACAACAAGCAAGCGTTACTTGTATGCCAAGTCATCCACACCCTAAGAGATATTTGTTTGGGTTTCACCTGATGCTGCTGAAGCGATGAGAAGTGGTTCCTTGAGAGACCACCTTCATAGCCAAACCTCGAGTCTGCTGCAACGTTATCACTCGACGTGCCAAAGAGGTTAACAGAACCGTAAGCATAGGGAGCAATAGAGACAGCTGAGTACTGAGGCATGTTGTAGCTGTCATTCTGTTCTGGTAGCCCGTAAGGAAAGGTAATCACATTACCATTATGCGCCATGTTACTACCACCTTGTTGCTGAAACGCTGTTGCTGATGGTGGCATGTTGTAGCTCTCGTTCTGATTTGGTGGCGAGTAAGGAGAGTTCGTGATATTACCATACTGCCCTGAAGGAACCTGACGCTGAGAGTAATGTGGGTTCCTCTGTGTCTGTGGTACAAACTCAGTAGATGTTATCAATGCCTGCGCCAAAATGGAAATCAAAACTCAAAGTATATATGAATCAAAGGATGAAAAAAGAATAACGCTTTATTAGAAAAAGACTTTACCTTGGTCATGGAAACAGATGGCCTACGACCATGTGAAGATGCAGTAGTAGTAATGCTTTGTCTTGTAGGCATTGGCTGATTCAAAGAAGAAGCTGAGTATCCAGGATCCAGTTCACTTGTGTGTCTTTGTCGATGCTATAACATATGGAAGACACaagctttatatataaagatctTGATTTcagctatatatataaagagacATTAAG
This genomic stretch from Brassica napus cultivar Da-Ae chromosome C9, Da-Ae, whole genome shotgun sequence harbors:
- the LOC106416974 gene encoding uncharacterized protein LOC106416974, giving the protein MAAKEEDGNDGFLGELRDLAELMQQIISQDEVDESEKKGVGQGGENKLNSDETSNEQGTSNHQLAGLSATYNVLVAYTKSDLANLEPRNVSVSSGEAVSSLSVPSSDLASKYKLPDDEEVTNPIDYSSSDYDVVRYQLSLLSLENDDSKEYASLKQCMTKIDSSTSLDHPKAEQAHEHASDFTFDIRKPVINPAQAPPKPSLQRQNAMHRQRHTSELDPGYSASSLNQPMPTRQSITTTASSHGRRPSVSMTKALITSTEFVPQTQRNPHYSQRQVPSGQYGNITNSPYSPPNQNESYNMPPSATAFQQQGGSNMAHNGNVITFPYGLPEQNDSYNMPQYSAVSIAPYAYGSVNLFGTSSDNVAADSRFGYEGGLSRNHFSSLQQHQSGDSFVWPLSPRRSRQQRQQQLRSDFFATLNQQNDRSDPSDQTQQRLFPRDN
- the LOC111204143 gene encoding uncharacterized protein LOC111204143, translating into MAAKEEDGNVNADGNLAEAGEMDELLQAISDVLRSLAPLVHEDESNPGEKKETTDTSDSCSLGVDRSIQNISSDQETSNEQGTSTNQLLAVSSTTDNVPVTSVEATTSQPSSSDITNVETKSVPVNSGEDEMISSFGAPKMAGALKTRYEYIKETVTKAPVKNERRLPDDEDVTNSIDYTSSEYDETRDRLKMPIENDDSKELSKIDPSSSDHLEAEHVQYGTHEPVNQPMPARQTITTTASSPGRSLSVPMTKAFITSTDFVPKRNQQAMNLLPQTQRNPQAINPHYSQLQVPSGQYGNITRPPYLPPSAVLPFQKHGGSNMAHYGNITNSPYWRPEQNDIYNMPPQSAAAFQQHGRSNMAHYGNITNSPYWRPEQHGSYNMPQYSAASMVPSVYGSANPFGTWSDNNPANSRFGYEGGDSSNYLPSIQPHQSGDSNAWRPNSSHSPEEQQIWNDIYASLDQQNDRSDPSDQTQQRSRPRDN